AATCAcaatatgcaaatgaaaacagTGAGATATCTTTTTACCTATCAGGATATCAGTGATTTGAAAGAAAGTGAATGCCCATTATTAGGAAAGTTGAAAGTTTTCATAGGTACATTAGTACAAGCTGTGTGGAAGGCAGTTCTAACAACATGTATCAAAATCCATAAACAGAtgaaaacctttatttatttatttatttatttatttattattttatttattattttattttttttcatttacatccaagttagttagcacatagtgcaacaatgatttcaggagtagattccttaatgccccttatccatttagcccatcccccctcccacaatccctccagtaaccctctgtttgttctccatatttaagagtctcttattgaaaacctttttgtaaagattttatttttaagtaatctctatacccaacataggtctcaaactcacagccccgagaccAAGAGTGGCATGGTCTaccgagtcagccaggcaccccagatgaaAACCTTTTGATCCAAGAATTCCACCTCTAGGAATGTAATCCAGGGAAATATCAGAGAAGCATACAAAAATGTGCACGCAAAAATATTAATCTCAACATTGTTTATGCTAGTGAAAAATTTGAAACCATCCAAATATCGATCAGTTAATTATTGGCCATCCATAAGGAATAATACACAGTTGCCATAAGGTATCAACATGGAAAGATATGTAAGATACATCGTTACGTTTAAAAACAATGGTCAGGGCAGTATgtttatgattccatttcttgttttgtgatttgtgtgtgatatatgtatatatgccttgctattaatatatgtaaataattgaTAAAACATATACCAATCTGTTAATAGTCTTTCTGGGGGTTGTGATCTGAAGAATTGTACTTTTCTcataatacatatttacaatgttttaatgttttacaaGCAATGAGTAAAATAATACTGAAAGATTAAGAAGTTTAGAAAATTTGCTCAGCTTCACTGATAATTAAATGAATGCAAATTAGAGGAGCAATGAGACATAATTATTGCCTTTCATATTGGCAGAAAAAATTCCAATTCAATGTTTCATAGAGCCCGGGTCTCTAAACTTCTTTGGTCAAGCACATATATTaaaaagctggggcgcctgggtggctcagtcggttgagcggccgactttggctcaggtcacgatctcgcggtccgtgagttccagcccgcggtccgtgagttcgagccccgcgtccggctctgtgctgagagctcagagcctggagcctgtttcagattctgtgtctccctctctctgaccctcccccattcatgctctgtctctctctgtctcaaaaataaataaaacttaaaaaaaaagtaaaactttttgaccttgagcactctctctctatatatatatgtttatatgatttttttttataaataaagatgggCTTATATTCCCTCATTCTCTTCTGCCACTTGAAAACTCATGCATACAATGATGCATACCGCataagaaaaactggaaacattcAGAATGTTCATTCAATaggggactggttaaataaattattgaacaTTATTAGTCAGCATATATATTGGGGTAGTGATCAGTCGTCCAAGAGAGTGAGGTACTTATATATTATTGACATGGTAAGAGCACTATACGAACATATCAGGTTTGAaagtatatacagaaaacccaaccGGAGTTCATGGAGGGGGCAGGGTGAGGAATGTGCAACTTAGCAGGGACTCTGATTTCCATTGTTCTAACTGTGCTGTTGAAAACCTCTAGCAGCTTGTTTGTATAACTTTTCCCATTAGAAGAATAGTAAAGatctaaaacaaaattttccaaaGTCGCTTGAATCATTAAAACAGAATGTACacattttacagtggagaaaatgGGTAGGTTTTGTGTGTTCGTACTCGCTCCCAGTTGAGGATTGAAAAAATTCCTAAAGGGATGTGAGGCAACAGAAAACGGGTTCACGCTTCTAAGCTATTCAAGATCAcgtttatgaaggaaattttcTAACGTTTTGagcaagttttgttttgcttccgttgaaatttaaaacactttaaaaaaaaaaaaaaaggacccaccGGGAGGTGGAAGCCTGGTCTCCCGGGAAAGCCGcgcgcccctcctcctccctcccccgcctcccccagctTGAGTCCCCCCTtccccgtccccctcccctccGCGTCCAGGGGCTCGCGATCTCCGGCGCTCCGCCCGCCTCGAGGCAGCTCAGCTTGGTGGCCCTCGCGGAGGACTGACGATCGCGGATCGCCGCGGCCCGAACGCGGCGGGGAAGGAGGGCGTCCGCCGGGCAGCGCGGCTGACATCTGCGGTCACGGGGTCGGCCTCCCGCGCGGAGAGCGGCCCCGTGCGTCCCTCCGTGAGTCGATCGGTGGGTCCGTGCAGCCGGCTCAAAGCCCTGGGCTCCCGGCACCAAATGGGAGGCTACACCAGACcgatggcggcggcggcggccctgTCGGGCCCGGGGGTGCGGCTGTCGCCCTCGGCGGCGGCCCGCGGCTCGTACGGCGCCTTCTGCAAGGGGCTCACGCGCACCCTCATCACCTTCTTCGACCTGGCCTGGCGGCTGCGTACGAACTTCCCCTACTTCTACGTGGTGGCCTCGGTGATGCTCAACGTCCGCCTGCAGGTCCATATTTAGAGCAACTAACTTTGTGGCATTCGGGGTGGGGGGCCCGGCGGGATGGCTGGCTTCCACCCACCGGCTCGCCAGCCCTAGAGCAAAGCGGCCAGTTCGACTCTCCCGCACGCAGACTTGCCGGTCTGCCTTTCCACTGCCTTATCTTTTAATGTAAATGGGCGGCTAGAAATCATCGTTTGCCCCAAGCCCACAGTACAACCAGGAAAGCCTAAGATAGAATGAAAAGGTGATTCTCTAGGAAATAGATAATTCAAGGAACAAGGAAAGAACTTTAAACTCGGAAAATCCTCACAAATACTTGAGAGGCTCTTGCAtccataaaaacacaaaacagccCAAACGGTAGGAAATGACCATGGTCACAGGATGCCCGAAGGGGGAAAACAAGAGGAAAGGTTGCTAAGAACTTAAAGGTAAACTAACCGTACCATAGTGGTGCAACTAGGAGGCAAATCTTCCAAACGAGAAAAAGGGGTGAACAGACTTTCAACGGAAGGGAATGAATTCTGAGCAATAGATGGGTTGAGTTAGACGCTGGAGGAAATGCATACGATCTGGAAGGCATACATTTCTTCATCCCCAAAGAGAACCCAGTGGCGAACGGAAACCGCGGAGGAGAACGAACCTTTCAAACTGTACAAGGAAGGCATGCTTCAAATAGAAAGCAACCTCGGACGGGGCCTGGTTTTGAAGAGTTGCCAGGAGTGGAAGAAAGGGAATCCGCTTGGACCCTGATTGGCACGTGCACCATGACTCTGCGGTCACAGAGGAGACCAGTCACCCGGTTCAACTCAGCTCTTCAGTGAACGATATCGGAATAATCATTTCAGTGGAAATATACGTTACGGTTTTCCGCTTTTAGACTGAATCTGTCAGCTAAGAAGGGAAGACAGTTATAGTTGTAGAACCAGACGGCAATGTTAGCCACTCGGACAGTGTGGGAGTCCAGGCAataggcaggcaggcagagaggaggaaacgGAACAGTGGTGTTATTCTCAGAAAGCAGAAAGTCCAGATTCTGTCTCTAGTTGAAAGAATAAGGCAGGTTTGGGGATTGTATTATTAAAGTCAACAAAGTAGCTAACAGGAGATTTAAAAATAGTGATTCAGCCATTTTGAGCGGGTAGGAGGTTCTGGGAGGGCAGGAAGTCAAAAAATGCCTCCTGTTATCAAGtcaaaaaatagtaacaaaagcATAttctcaaggaagaaaaaaggtaaCCACTAAACAGACGTGTAAACGTTTTTGCTGCTGGCTGGGGGGAACTGCGTTGAACAGGATGGGCGGGGATTTACTACTTTTCATCATatgccttttttattatttgattttttgaaaactgTGTATGGATTGCTTtgattcaaaattaaaacttattggggcgtctgggtggctcattcggttgagcatccaactctccgatttcagctcaggtcacgatcccagggtcaagggatcgagccctgtgtccggcccATGCTGAGGGTgaagcctccttaagattctctctctccctctgcccctctcccctgctcactctctctctaaagtaaaaaaaaaaaaaaaaaaattgcagatcTTCAGTCCCCTAAATCAgaacctgcatttaaaaaaaaaactaaaacttattaaaaactgCATTTACTGCAATTAGAAggaaatttgggggagggggagcaggtaGACCCCCAAGGCAAAagtttaaaactgaaaatgaccAGTAATCTTCAGGTAGCCCAGAGCTTCCTCACTCTCTGAAACTGCACAGGCAAATTTCTGCAGTGTCGCagttaaggtaaaaaaaaaaaaaaaaagcgagagagagagagagagagagagatttattttataaaacttataatttttcaaaactgttttccgGTTTTGTTGAGATATAAGTGAACATCTAACATTGTGTAAATGTAAGCTGTATAGTGCGTTGATTTGATACCCTCCTATAGCTGACACctctatcacatcacataattactgTTTTTGTGGTGAAAACATTCCAGATTAGTCTCTTCTCAACCTTCAAGTATATGACAGAATATTGTTAACTGTAATCACAACTCTGTCTTAGCTCCCTAAAGGTCGTTCATCTTCTAACTGGGAGTTCGTGTTTATGGACCAACACGGAGGTcctcacttcccccacccccatccccgcccccagtAAACACCATCCCATTCTGTTTCTGTGGGTTTGGCTGTTTTAGATTCCCCATTTGAGTGCGGTCATACAGaatgttgatggacatttggacgaGTGCCTCAAGATGTTTAGACAAGATGCCTACATTTTAGTGTTGGTCATAATAGCGAGACAGTGGAAATTAACGAAATGTCCACCATTAGTGTAGGGGCACAGGGCAGGCCGCCCCAAGATGGGCCGCTttggcatgaacattattttgagtcAAAAGCAATCCAAATCCAGCACATGCAGGAAAAACTCTTCacctccccctcaactgcctgTCTTTACCGGGAAGAGAGCTGGGAACAGAGATTCCTTTTTACTTAAGAAACTTCTCTGCATAACAGGGcgacctttgttttccaaacatctcctccCCGCTTCCAGCTAAtggtctttctccccttttatttttaggCCCTACCCCTCTTCTTAGCTCCTATAAGCCTCATGTTGCCTCACTGTTTTTGTAATCTCAGGTGtgtgtggattccccatatgtctgctattaaatttgattttctgttAACCTGTCTTCTATCGATTTGATTCTTCGTCTGGCAAGAAGGACCTCGAAGGGCAGAGGAACTTCCCAACTGTAAGCTTGGTTGAATAAAAATAGCACAACTATATAATGGAGTACTGTGTAGCCATCAAAAATAAGGgattctaggggtacctgggtggctcagtcggttaagcatctgactcttgatttcagctcaagtcatgatctcaagttcctaagttcgagtcccacatcaggctctgcactgacagcttgaaacctgcttgggattctctccctctccctctctctctgcccctcctctgctcatgctcgcaatctctctcacaaaataaataaacttaaaaaaaataaagaattctattttatagaaGTGGAATGAATTTAATAGATGGGAAGTCATGTCACAAATGGCTTATGATTGAACCAGAGGGGGaagtgcacgcacacacacacacacacacacacacacacacgtatatatgtgtgtatatttgcgCACTCCGCTTATATAGAAATAAGAAtacttggggggcgcctgggtggctcagtcatttaagtgtctgacttcggcccaggtcatgatctcgcagtctgtgagttcgagcccggcttcgcgctttgtgctgacagctcagagcccggagcctgcttcggattctgtgtctccctctctctgcccctcccccactcacgctctgtctctccctctctcaaaaataaaataaaccttaaaaaagcaTTCTTTACAGCAGATAATCAAATGAAAGCAAATTGGTTTCAATGTAGAAAGTGTAACTAGTTATATACCACTTCTCAGAAAACACATCTTTTTGCCCATTATCAAAGATCAAATGTGCACATTTCTAAACAGtcacagtttaaaattttaacttgcaAAGAGCAGGGGCTTTTGGTttcacttttcaaattatttctcctAATTCACTGCAGGGATAATTTCTCTCAtaccacagattaaaaaaaaaaaaaagaaaaaagaaacgagTGTAAGGACAGCATCCTCCGATTTATTAACCTCTTTCCATGCTCCTCAGACCTTCAAGAGCTGAATATCTCTGGCATCGTTTGGCATAGGCTTGTTGTAGAGTTCGATGCAGTTCTCTTGAGCTCTGCTAACACCACCCTAGAGCAACAGAAAATATCCTTTAACCCAAACTTTCTATGCAATTCTCTGAAAGCACCAGATGGGAGGGAGTGCCTCTCTTAATGCCCACGATTTTCTACTTTGACTCTATCATTTCCCCCTTCCACGTCCTCTCCTTGTAAGACCGAGCATCTGACTTTACAGACACAGATGTCAGACTCCAGACCCTGGACTTCTTCAGCTTGGGCTTTCTTTTGTGACCCTTGAACCCCCTTCCTTGGATGCAGTTCCATGACTGCCTTCAGACTCACACTGGTTTGGGCCATTTGAATGACTACTAGCATTGACGCTCTTCTCCAGCAACGCAAAGACACTGTCTCTGGAACCCTTGTCTCCAGTGGATGGTGGAAATAGTTGAAGAGTTGTAAGCATTGTCTTTCAAGTTATGACTTACCATAAGTCCCCCTTTGGGTGTTTTTACTGCAAATCTAAGAGCTTCACTTCAAATCCTCCCTGAAAAGTGCTTGAGAACCTGGAGGTCGGGTTTATAAAGCCAAATTTTGTTGAACCAAAGAATCTAAATGATCCTGGGTAAGGTAACCAAAGTCTCATAAGGTGGAGGCTCCAGGACGAGCAAGGATATCCAATATTCCAGGGCTTTACTGGATGCTGATGTCTTTCCATCACCTGTATTTCTACCCCAAATACTCCTGTGGTGTGGGGTACTGAATCCCAGTGATTTCTGGCAGTTCCCAAAAGGTGGGGAtgttaagtagaaaaataatgtaGACAGTAATAACCTTCTACTCCTTGCATTCTTAGCATGTACAAACACCCTTCTTCCTTTCAAAGGATTCCAAAAATACTCCCTCCTGGCATAACTTAATTACTCCATGTACAACCAAGAACTACCCATACAAACATTTTTAGTTGTGGGCGAGGTCATGGGGCCTCCGTTTATAGTTCAGTTTCTCCCGGTGATGACTCTTCTCTAGCTCTCTCATTATCCCAACTGGATATTGATATTCTGCAATTCTATGGCCAAATGGTGAATTCATCACCACCACTCTATCCTATTTGCAAGACTAACTAAGAGGTGAGAGAgttgaaaaagcaaataatcatcagtgaaatacaggTAGAGggtaatcattagggaaatacaggTAGAGAGTGAAGTCCTCAGTTCTGCGGTGGCCACGAGGTCCTGTCATTTATGATTTCTCTATCAATCTCacgttatttttgtctttcttatggGGGAAGCTCAGTCCTTCATTCCTGAGGAGTCTGAGCCCTTGATGGTCCTTGGTAGGGTTGCAATGCATGTGGGGATTCCCTGAGTCTCATCCATATTCCTCCTCGTCCTCATTCTATAGCATGAACACCATGATCACCTGTTTTGAGTGGCTTCAGGAGCTAAGAATGGCTTCAAATTTGGTGGAAGCATGGTTTCATAGCATATTGGGTGTGTTTCTTCTAGGGAACTAAAACCTCTAAACCAGCAGAGTTGTAGGAACCTGAAGTAAAATGTTGCAGATGGGTCAGGTGTAATGACCTTTATTTGCACCCCCTCATTCCCCGGCTTGCAAATCTTGGTAGTGGGAGAAACAGCACTATATACTGGCGGCTGGTTCATACTATTTATTACATCCTTGCAGTCTCTGCTCTGATCCTCCTATCAGGGCGTGTCACAGGCTCCATACAACATACTGACTTACCCCCAAACATTTTGGGCACCATTGGATCAGCTAGATGATAAAGGCCAAGGTGCAGACTTACTGGCATGGTAGCCTACACCAGCTTGGAGAGCCTGTTTTAGCTGTCGGCCCACATTAGCCTCTGGGTGGTAGGGCTAACATCTGTTTAAGTCTGGGATGGTGGCAAAAATCTCTGCAATTCCCATAAGGATTAGCTATCAATTTTACTTGCTCTGTTCATAAGGAGGTGGAGCTCTAATGGATTCCATTTGCCCCTTCTTCCCCTACACCCCCTTCTCCAGGGGCCAGGTAACCAATGTGGCAGTATATAGGAGGCAGGCACTGGTCTCCGGCTGGAGATTTCTGAAGTCAGGAGACTTGCTGGAGCCACCTGTACCAGTGGGGTGAATAGGAAGAAAAGGGTGGGACAATCCTCCCTTCCATGCCTCTGCAACCCTCAGGGGGTGCAGAAGACAACTTTAGTATTTTCCATGACACCATGTGCTGTAGCATGGAGGTTAGAAGAACCAACAGAACCTCAGGGTAACCCTGACAGCTACCAGCCAGAGAAGGAACACTCACTCCATCTGGGGAGAGGACTGGGGGACTTGGTCTGGTGGGTTTCAAAGGAcacccggggcacctggctggcggctggttcagttggtaaagtatgtgactcttgctctcagggttgtgagttcaagctccacgttgggcatagagcttaaacaaacaaacaaacaccaaaatgtACCCCCTCTGAGAGGGTTCTCAGCCACAGTAGGGGGTGAGGGGCATGCCCTGAGATTGAACATCAACGACAACAATAACAGAAAGTATGGACCCAGAAATGTGTAAATGCTGCCTGATGCTAAGTATACCCAGG
This region of Acinonyx jubatus isolate Ajub_Pintada_27869175 chromosome X, VMU_Ajub_asm_v1.0, whole genome shotgun sequence genomic DNA includes:
- the LOC113597632 gene encoding small integral membrane protein 10-like protein 2A: MGGYTRPMAAAAALSGPGVRLSPSAAARGSYGAFCKGLTRTLITFFDLAWRLRTNFPYFYVVASVMLNVRLQVHI